The sequence ACGAGGGGCGCGGGGTCGGCCCCGGCGGGCAGGGTGTGTACCTGGACTTCGCGGACGCCATCGCCCGGTTGGGGCGGGAGGCGGTGGCCGCGCGGTACGGGAACCTCTTCGAGATGTACCAGCGGATCACCGCCGAGGACCCGTACCAGGTGCCGATGCGGATCTACCCCGCGATCCACTACACGATGGGCGGGCTCTGGGTCGACTACGACCTGCAGACCACGGTGCCAGGGCTGTTCGCGATCGGCGAGGCCAACTTCTCCGACCACGGGGCCAACCGGCTGGGTGCCAGCGCGCTGATGCAGGGGCTGGCGGACGGGTACTTCGTGCTGCCGGCCGTGCTGGCCGACTACCTGGCCCGCACCCCGACCGGGCCGGTCCCCGCCGACCATCCCCAACTCGCGGAGCTGGAGGCCGAGGTGACCGACCGGCTGAACCTGATCCTGGCGGTCGACGGCGACCGGACCCCCGACTCCTTCCACCGGGAGCTGGGCGAACTGCTCTGGGACAACTGCGGGATGGCCCGCAGCGAGGCCGGGCTGCGCAAGGCGCTGGCCCGGATCCCGGAGCTGCGTGCCGAGTTCTGGCGCCGGATCAAGGTGCCGGGCACCGGCGAGGAGCTCAACCAGGCGCTGGAGAAGGCCAACCGGCTGGTCGACTACTTCGAGCTGGCCGAGCTGATGTGCCTGGACGCGCTGCACCGCACCGAGTCGTGCGGCGGCCACTTCCGCACCGAGAGCCAGACCGCGGAGGGCGAGGCGGCCCGCCGCGACGAGGAGTTCGACTACGTCGCCGCCTGGGAGTTCCGGGCGGCCGGCCCGCCGGTGCTGCACCGCGAGCAGTTGGAGTTCGAGTACGTCCACCCCACCCAGCGGAGCTACGCATGAACCTCACCCTGCGGATCTGGCGGCAGGCCGGACCGGACGCCCCCGGCGCGCTGACCACCTACCAGGTGGCCGGGATCAGCCCCGACATGTCCTTCCTGGAGATGCTGGACACCCTGAACGAGGAACTGATCCTACGCGGTGAGCAGCCGGTCGCCTTCGACCACGACTGCCGCGAGGGCATCTGCGGCGCCTGCGGCATGGTGATCAACGGCCAGGCGCACGGCCCCGAGCGGACCACCACCTGCCAGCTGCACATGCGGCACTTCCAGGACGGCGACACCATCGACGTGGAGCCCTGGCGCGCGGCGGCCTTCCCGGTGGTCAGGGACCTGGTGGTGGACCGCACCGCCTTCGACCGGATCATCGGCTCCGGCGGCTACATCACGGCTCCCACCGGCAGCGCGCCCGAGGCACACGCCACGCCGGTGCCCAAGGAGGACGCCGACCTGGCCTTCGAGCACGCCGAGTGCATCGGCTGCGGGGCCTGCGTCGCCGCCTGCCCCAACGGCTCGGCGATGCTCTTCACCTCCGCCAAGGTGGTCCACCTGAGCCTGCTGCCGCAGGGTGCCCCCGAACGCCGCAGCCGGGTCCGGTCGATGGTCGCCGCCATGGACGACGAGGGCTTCGGCGGCTGCACCAACACCGGCGAGTGCGCCACCGCCTGTCCGAAGGGCATCCCGCTCAATGCGATCGGGATGTTGAACCGGGAGTTCCTGCGCGGCGGGCGGTAGTCGCAGTCGATCGCCGGCTGTCGAGCAGGCGCCGAAGGCGGCGGTAGCCGAGGGTGAGCGGGAGCGCGCCGGCCAGGCCCAGCGCGGCGGGGGCTGCGGGAGCGGCTGCGGCTGTGGCTGCGGCCAGCGGGCGCTGGTGGAAGGTGGCGGGGACGGGCAGGGTGGACCAGCGGTCGAGCGGCCAGGCCACGGCGAAGGCGCGTCCGATGACGTCCTTCTCCGGCACGAACCCATCGCTGGGGCCGTGCAACTGGTGGTAGCGCGAGTCCCAGGAATCGTTGCGGTGGTCGCCCATGACCCAGAGGTGGTCCTTGGGGACCGTCACTGTGCCGACCGGCATGTAGTCGCACGGGGTCGCCCCGGGATAGATGTACGGCTCCGCCAGCGGCGTGCCGTTCACCTTGACCGGCTGGCCCTGCTCGCAGTCCACGGTGTCGCCGCCGACCGCGATCACCCGCTTGATCAAGTCCTTGTCCCCCGCCGCGGGCATCAGGCCGACGAAGCTGAGCGCCTCCTGCACTCCGCGCCCCACCGCACTGCCCTTGGAGGTGGAATCCTGCGAACCCAGCCAGCCGCCCGGGTCCTTGAAGACGACGACCTCGCCGCGCTGCGGCCGGGCGCCGAACCAGGGGGTGAGCTTGTCCACCAGGACCCGGTCCCCGCGCTGGAGCGTGTTCTGCATCGACACCGAGGGGATCGAGAACGCCTGGACGAAGAAGCTCTTGATCACTATCGCCAGGACCAGCGCGACCCCGACCAGGATCGGCAGCTCCTGCCAGAACGGGCGCTGCTTGCGTGCCCGGCCGCGCCGCCCGGACCACCAGCGTCGGCCTGGCTCGCCCGCTGCTCTCCCGGCCTCGGTCCCAGCCCCGGTCCCAGCCCCGGTCCCAGCCCCTGATTCAGCCCCTGATTCAGCCCCGAGGGTGTTGTCGGTCTCGGCACTCATCGCCTACTCCCCTGCCCGCCGTGTCGGGAGAGCCCCCATCAGCTTCCCCCGCTACCTGAACGATCGACAGTTCCCGTCTTGCTCTGGCCCTGCGCCCCCGGGAGGATGGCGGGTCGGGGGTGTGGAGATGGGGAAGTTGAAGGTCGCGGTGGTCGGCGCCGGGCTGGGCGGCCTCTGCCTGGCCCAGGGGCTGCACCGCGCGGGCATCGAGGTCACCGTCTACGAGCGGGATGCCGCGCTGCACACGCGCCCCCAGGGCTACCGGCTCCACGTGGACGCGCGCGCGGGAGTGGCGCTGCGTGACTGCCTGCCGCCGGAGCTGTTCGAGCTCTTCCTGGCCACCTGCGGGCAACCGGGACGGGGCTTCACGGTGGTGAGCGAGCGACTGCGACTGCTGCACGAGGTGCGCACCGATCCGGCCACCGACCCGTACGCACCGCAGACCCTGTCCACCTCGGTCAACCGGCAGACCCTGCGCGAGGTACTGGCCGGCCGGATCGAGCACCGGATCAGCTACCGGAGCGAACTGACGCGCTATCAGGTGCGGGAGGCCGGCGTCCGCCTGCACTTCGCCGACGGGCGGCAGGCCGACGCGGACCTGCTGGTCGGCGCGGACGGGGTCAACTCGGCTGTGCGGCGCCAGTATCTGCCGCACGCGCGGGTGCTGGACACCGGCGGGCGCTGCATCTACGGCCGAACCCCGCTGACCCCGGCCGCGGACCGGCTGCTGCCGGCACCGCTGCGGGACGGGTTCATGGCGGTGGTCGGCGGCCGGATCGGCATGGCGACGGGGCTGGTCCGCTTCCGGCAACCGCCGGAGCAGCTGGCCCCGGCACTGTCACCGACCGCGGACTACCTGATGTGGGCGGTCACGGGCGACGGCGAGCTCTTCGGACTGCCGGACGACCGGCTGAGCGCCCTGCCTCCCGCCGAACTGCACGCGCTGGCCCAGCGGTTGACCAGCTCCTTCCACCCCGACCTGCGCCAACTGGTCGCCCTGGCCGCCGTGCCGGAGACCTTCCTGGCCCGGATCCGCACCTCGGAGCCGGTGCCGGCCTGGCAGCCCAGCCGGGTCACCCTGCTGGGCGACGCGATCCACGCGATGAGCCCGGCCCGAGGCTCCGGTGCCAACACCGCCCTGCGCGACGCAGCGCTGCTCTGCCGCACCCTGGTCGCCGCACTCGCCGAGGACCGTGACCTGGTCACCGCCGTCGGCGGGTACGAGGCCGAGATGCGCGAGTACGGCTTCGCGGCCGTCGCCGCCTCCCGGGAGGCGGAGGCGGCCATGGGAGCCCGGCGCGGTGGACCGGCCTCCTGGCTCTTCCGCCGGCTGGGCGGCCGAGCGCTGGAGCGCTAATCGCAGTCCCGGCCCCAGGCCCAGCCCCAGCCCCAGCCCCAGCCCCAGCGGCACGCGCTCAGAACGGCGGCAGCTCGTCCGGTACCAGTCCGGCCTGGCGCAGCAGGCCGAACAGGTCGGTCTCGCCCCAGAACTCGACGATCACGCCGTCGACCAGCCGATAGGACTTGACCCCGGTCATCGTGAGGTCGCGCCCGGTCCGGTCGTGCCGGTAGGTCAGCGTGAAGGCCACCGTGACCCGGTCGGCCGCGGCGAAGAGGTCGTCCACCCGGACCCGGCAGTCGGACAGACCGGGGCTGAGCACCGCGCCCTCGGGGTGGTGGCGCCCCTGGACGTGCCGGCCCGCTCCGTGCACCCGGACGTCCTCGGCGACCACGGCCCGCAGCTCACTCAGATCCCGGGTCTCGAAGACCCGCAGGTAGCGGCGGACGACATCGGCATTGCGCTGGACGGTGGCCTCGGCTGTGTAGGTCATGACCGGAACGTACCCCCACGCGCCGTCCGCACTCCCGGTTCCGCTCGGGCCCGAATCCCAGGGGCGGTGTCATACCTGAGGAGGAGAGCCCACCCCGCCGCCCCTCCGGCCGGGGTACGGGCAACCGTTCGACGGGTGCACGGATCGCGGCAAACCGCCTCCGAGGATGGAGGGGTCACCACACGCCACCGCACACCACCGCACACCACCGCACACCACACACCACCGCACTACGGAGCACAGATGACTACCACCCAGGCCCGGGCCAGGACCGCCGCCGCCACCGCCACCGGACTGACCAAGGTCTACGGCAGCGGTGAGACCCGGGTGGTCGCGTTGGACCAGGTCAGCGTGGCCTTCCAGCAGGGCGAGTTCACCGCGATCATGGGGCCGTCCGGGTCCGGCAAGTCGACCCTGATGCACTGCCTGGCCGGGCTGGACACCGCCACCTCGGGCTCGGCCCGGATCGGCGAGACCGAGCTGGTGGGTCTGAGGGACAAGCAGCTGACCCAGCTGCGCCGCGACCAACTGGGCTTCATCTTCCAGGCGTTCAACCTGCTGCCGACGCTGAACGCGCTGGAGAACATCACCCTGCCGATGGACATCGCCGGCCGCAAGGTGGACCGGGCCTGGCTGGACCGGATCGTCGAGACGGTCGGCCTGTCCGGCCGGCTGAGCCACCGCCCGAGCCAGCTCTCCGGTGGCCAGCAGCAGCGCGTGGCCTGTGCCCGCGCGCTGGCCGGCCGCCCGGCGATCGTCTTCGCCGACGAGCCCACCGGGAACCTGGACTCGCGTTCCGGCGCCGAGATCCTGGGCTTCCTGCGCAGCTCGGTACGGGAGTTGGGGCAGACCGTGGTGATGGTGACGCACGACCCGGTGGCGGCCGGCTACGCGGACCGGGTGATCTTCCTGGCCGACGGCCGGATCGTCGACGAGCTGTCGCTGCCGACCCCGGACACCGTGCTCGACCGGATGCGGCGCTTCGACGCGAAGGGCCGGACCAGCTGATGTACCGCACCGCCCTGCGCAATGTGCTCGCCCACAAGGGCCGGCTGCTGATGACCGTCCTCGCCGTGCTGCTCGGCACCGCCTTCGTGGCCGGCACCCTGGTCTTCACCGACACCCTCGGCAGCGCCCTGAAGTCCCAGAACGCCAAGAGCTACACCGACATCGCCGTCTCGGTCACCGACGACGGCGCGGTCAGCAACGGCTACCAGCGCGGCGACCGGAGGAGCAGCGCGCCGCTCACCGAGCAGACCCGCCAGCGGATCGCCGCGCTGCCCGGCGCCGCCGAGGCCCGGGGCGTGGTCAGCGGCTTCGCCGGAGTCGCCGACCACACCGGCTCGTTGATCGGCAACGGCTTCTCCACCACCGGCACCAACTACGTGCCGGGCAAGGACGGACAGGACGCCCGCTACCCGCTCGCCGAGGGCCGAGGCCCGCAGCAGCAGGGCGAGTTGGCGCTGGACGCCAGGACCGCCGCGAAGGGCGGCTACCGGATCGGCGACACCGTCCGGGTGGCCGTCAACGGTCCGGTGATGCAGCTCAGGCTCACCGGCACGCTGCACGTCAACGACCCGCGGGTGAACGCCGGCGGCTCGCTGGCCGCCTTCGACACCGCGACCGCGCAGCGCCTCTACCTCGCCCCGGGACAGTTCAACGAGATCGACGTGGCCGCCAAGCCCGGCACCGAGCAGTCGACGCTGCTCGGCCAGGTCCGCCAACTGCTCCCGTCGGACGGCGACTTCACCGCGCAGACCGGCACCGAGCTGCAGGCCGACCAGGACCGGCAGATCGCCTCCGCCACCAAGAACCTCAGCTCCTCGCTGCTGGTCTTCGCCGGCATCTCGCTCTTCGTCGGCGTGTTCATCATCGCCAACACCTTCACCATGCTGGTCGCCCAGCGCACCAAGGAGCTGGCCCTGTTGCGCGCCGTCGGCGCCAGCCGCCGGCAGATCACCCGCTCGGTGCTGGTCGAGGCGCTGCTGGTCGGGCTGCTCGCCTCGGCGGCCGGGCTGGCCGCCGGTACCGGGATCGCGGCCGGACTGCGCTGGGTGCTCAACGGTCCGGGCGACGCCAATCTGCCGGACGGGCCGCTGATCGTCGCCCCGAGTACGGTGCTGACCGCGTTCGCGGTGGGCGTCCTGGTAACCGTGGCCGCCGCCTGGCTGCCCGCCCGGCGCGCCTCCCGGATCGCCCCGGTGGCCGCGATGAGCAACGGCGACCAGCCGGCCACGCCGAAGAGCCTGCTGCTGCGCAACACCATCGGCGCGGTGATCAGCGCGGTCGGCCTGGGCCTGCTGCTGCTCGGCTCGTCCAGCCACGCCACCAACACGGTCGGCCTGGGCGCCGCCGCCCTGCTGCTGGGCGTCTTCGTGCTCACCCCGCTGCTCTCCCGGCCGCTGATCGCGCTGCTCGCCCCGGTGCTGCAGAAGTTCTACGGCAGCCCGGGCAAGCTGGCCCGGGAGAACGCGCTGCGCAACCCGCGCCGCACCGCCGCCACCGCCTCCGCGCTGACGGTCGGCGTCACCCTGATCACCGCGCTGACCGTGGTGGGCGCCTCGGTGAACCGTGCGGTGGACCAGGCGGCCGGCACCGACCTCAAGGCGGACTACGCCGTCGCCATGCAGAACTTCGCGCAGCTGGCACCCGAGGTCGGCCCGCAGATCGCGAAGGCGCCGGGGGTGGCGGCGAGCAGCGTGCTGCGGCAGGTGCCGGTGGAGGACGGCTCGCGGACCCGGTGGGTCACGGGCGTGGACCCGCAGTCCATCGGCGCGCTGGCCACCCTGAACGTCACCGGCGGCTCGCCCGAGGCGCTGGGCAAGGGCCAACTGCTGGTCAGTCGGGACTACGCGGACAAGAACGGCCTGGCCGTCGGCTCCACCCTGCGGCTGAGCTACCCGGACAGCAGCTCCGGCACGCTGACCGTCGGCGGCCTGTTCGCCGCGAACAGCGTGGTCGACGGCCTGGTGGTGGCCGACTCGGTGCTCGCCCCGCACAGCGCCGGCCAGGGCCCGGACCGGGTGCTGGTCAAGGGCACTGCCGGCGCAACGGCCGCGCTGAAGCAGGCACTCAAGGACGCGACTGGCGGCAACCCGCTGATCGCCGTCAAGGGCCAGGCCGATCTGAAGAAGGAGAACCGCGAGATGGTCAACGCCGCCCTGAGCATCATGTACGGCCTGCTCGGCATGTCCGTGGTGATCGCCGTGCTGGGCGTGGTCAACACGATGGCGATGTCGGTCTTCGAGCGGCGCCGCGAGATCGGCATGCTGCGCGCGGTCGGCCTGGACCGGCGCGGGGTGCGGCGGATGGTCCGGCTGGAGTCGCTGCTGATCGCGCTGCTCGGCGGCGTGCTCGGGGTCGGCCTCGGCATCCTGACCGCCTGGGCGGGCAACGGCACCATCGCGGGCAGCTTCAAGGATCTGACGACGGTGATCCCGCCGCTGCCGATCCTCGGCTTCGTCGCGGCAGCCGCCCTGGTGGGCCTGGCCGCCGCGATCTGGCCGGCCCGCCGGGCTTCGCGACTGGACATGCTGGAGAGCATCAACGCCGGCTGACGGCGAGCGGCGGCCCGGGCTGAACCGCAGCCCGGGCTGAACCGCGGCCCGAGCCGCGCGGGTTGCCAAGCGGCCCGAGCCGCTAAGGTTCCGCACCGTGGCTCACCTTGAGATATCCGACCTGATCACCGCCGTGGATCCGCGCACCGGCCGGCGCCTCCCGGTCCGCCGCGAGGAGGTGCTGGCCACCCTGCGGGCGCACGGTGACCGGCCGGCGGCCCGGATCGTCGCCCAGCTGCCGGTGGACCAGGACGACGTGCTGGACCCGGAGGCCGTGGACCGCCTGCTGATCAGCGTGCACACCGAACTGCAGCGCCTCAGCGAGGAGTTGCGGATCGGTGAGCGGATGGTCCACCTGCTCCGCCCGCTGTTCGCCACCATCCGCGAGGCGGGGGCGGCGAACAGCGGGCCGGTGCGCCTGGTCGACATCGGCTCCGGCCTCGGCTACCTGGTCCGCTGGCTGGCGGCCACCCGCGTCCTGGGGCCGGACGTCGAGCTGGTCGGCGTGGACCTCGACGCCGCCCTGGTCGGCGAGGCCACCCGGCTGGCCCACGCGGAGCGGCTGGACTGCCAGTTCGTCCACGGCAACGCCTTCGACCTGCCCGAATCCGCCACGGTCTACATCTCCACCGGTGTGCTGCACCACTTCCCCGCTGCCGCCCTGGCGGAGTTCTTCCAAGCCCAAGCCGCCTCCCCCGCGCTGGCCTTCTGCCACTACGACATCGCCACCACCCGCCTGGCGCCGCTGGGTGCGTGGATCTTCCACCGTTCGCGGATGCGCCACCCGCTGGGTCGCCACGACGGCTACGCCTCCGCGCGGCGCGCCCACGGTGACGAGACGCTGCTGCGGGCCGCCACCGCCCCTGGAATCCGGCCACTGCTCTACGAGCCG is a genomic window of Kitasatospora azatica KCTC 9699 containing:
- a CDS encoding ABC transporter permease, with product MYRTALRNVLAHKGRLLMTVLAVLLGTAFVAGTLVFTDTLGSALKSQNAKSYTDIAVSVTDDGAVSNGYQRGDRRSSAPLTEQTRQRIAALPGAAEARGVVSGFAGVADHTGSLIGNGFSTTGTNYVPGKDGQDARYPLAEGRGPQQQGELALDARTAAKGGYRIGDTVRVAVNGPVMQLRLTGTLHVNDPRVNAGGSLAAFDTATAQRLYLAPGQFNEIDVAAKPGTEQSTLLGQVRQLLPSDGDFTAQTGTELQADQDRQIASATKNLSSSLLVFAGISLFVGVFIIANTFTMLVAQRTKELALLRAVGASRRQITRSVLVEALLVGLLASAAGLAAGTGIAAGLRWVLNGPGDANLPDGPLIVAPSTVLTAFAVGVLVTVAAAWLPARRASRIAPVAAMSNGDQPATPKSLLLRNTIGAVISAVGLGLLLLGSSSHATNTVGLGAAALLLGVFVLTPLLSRPLIALLAPVLQKFYGSPGKLARENALRNPRRTAATASALTVGVTLITALTVVGASVNRAVDQAAGTDLKADYAVAMQNFAQLAPEVGPQIAKAPGVAASSVLRQVPVEDGSRTRWVTGVDPQSIGALATLNVTGGSPEALGKGQLLVSRDYADKNGLAVGSTLRLSYPDSSSGTLTVGGLFAANSVVDGLVVADSVLAPHSAGQGPDRVLVKGTAGATAALKQALKDATGGNPLIAVKGQADLKKENREMVNAALSIMYGLLGMSVVIAVLGVVNTMAMSVFERRREIGMLRAVGLDRRGVRRMVRLESLLIALLGGVLGVGLGILTAWAGNGTIAGSFKDLTTVIPPLPILGFVAAAALVGLAAAIWPARRASRLDMLESINAG
- a CDS encoding FAD-dependent oxidoreductase — its product is MGKLKVAVVGAGLGGLCLAQGLHRAGIEVTVYERDAALHTRPQGYRLHVDARAGVALRDCLPPELFELFLATCGQPGRGFTVVSERLRLLHEVRTDPATDPYAPQTLSTSVNRQTLREVLAGRIEHRISYRSELTRYQVREAGVRLHFADGRQADADLLVGADGVNSAVRRQYLPHARVLDTGGRCIYGRTPLTPAADRLLPAPLRDGFMAVVGGRIGMATGLVRFRQPPEQLAPALSPTADYLMWAVTGDGELFGLPDDRLSALPPAELHALAQRLTSSFHPDLRQLVALAAVPETFLARIRTSEPVPAWQPSRVTLLGDAIHAMSPARGSGANTALRDAALLCRTLVAALAEDRDLVTAVGGYEAEMREYGFAAVAASREAEAAMGARRGGPASWLFRRLGGRALER
- a CDS encoding succinate dehydrogenase/fumarate reductase iron-sulfur subunit; translation: MNLTLRIWRQAGPDAPGALTTYQVAGISPDMSFLEMLDTLNEELILRGEQPVAFDHDCREGICGACGMVINGQAHGPERTTTCQLHMRHFQDGDTIDVEPWRAAAFPVVRDLVVDRTAFDRIIGSGGYITAPTGSAPEAHATPVPKEDADLAFEHAECIGCGACVAACPNGSAMLFTSAKVVHLSLLPQGAPERRSRVRSMVAAMDDEGFGGCTNTGECATACPKGIPLNAIGMLNREFLRGGR
- the lepB gene encoding signal peptidase I, whose amino-acid sequence is MSAETDNTLGAESGAESGAGTGAGTGAGTEAGRAAGEPGRRWWSGRRGRARKQRPFWQELPILVGVALVLAIVIKSFFVQAFSIPSVSMQNTLQRGDRVLVDKLTPWFGARPQRGEVVVFKDPGGWLGSQDSTSKGSAVGRGVQEALSFVGLMPAAGDKDLIKRVIAVGGDTVDCEQGQPVKVNGTPLAEPYIYPGATPCDYMPVGTVTVPKDHLWVMGDHRNDSWDSRYHQLHGPSDGFVPEKDVIGRAFAVAWPLDRWSTLPVPATFHQRPLAAATAAAAPAAPAALGLAGALPLTLGYRRLRRLLDSRRSTATTARRAGTPGSTSRSH
- a CDS encoding ABC transporter ATP-binding protein, with the protein product MTTTQARARTAAATATGLTKVYGSGETRVVALDQVSVAFQQGEFTAIMGPSGSGKSTLMHCLAGLDTATSGSARIGETELVGLRDKQLTQLRRDQLGFIFQAFNLLPTLNALENITLPMDIAGRKVDRAWLDRIVETVGLSGRLSHRPSQLSGGQQQRVACARALAGRPAIVFADEPTGNLDSRSGAEILGFLRSSVRELGQTVVMVTHDPVAAGYADRVIFLADGRIVDELSLPTPDTVLDRMRRFDAKGRTS
- a CDS encoding ester cyclase, producing MTYTAEATVQRNADVVRRYLRVFETRDLSELRAVVAEDVRVHGAGRHVQGRHHPEGAVLSPGLSDCRVRVDDLFAAADRVTVAFTLTYRHDRTGRDLTMTGVKSYRLVDGVIVEFWGETDLFGLLRQAGLVPDELPPF
- a CDS encoding class I SAM-dependent methyltransferase encodes the protein MAHLEISDLITAVDPRTGRRLPVRREEVLATLRAHGDRPAARIVAQLPVDQDDVLDPEAVDRLLISVHTELQRLSEELRIGERMVHLLRPLFATIREAGAANSGPVRLVDIGSGLGYLVRWLAATRVLGPDVELVGVDLDAALVGEATRLAHAERLDCQFVHGNAFDLPESATVYISTGVLHHFPAAALAEFFQAQAASPALAFCHYDIATTRLAPLGAWIFHRSRMRHPLGRHDGYASARRAHGDETLLRAATAPGIRPLLYEPRALSNPFCTTLRPILGVRPQLEAPLRRALGRASRRLVGPEHFAEVAR